The DNA region gcctgcctctgcctcccaagtgctgggattaaaggtgtgtgccaccactgcctggcggatTGTTATTTTAAAGTCATATTGCTGAATGTGAATTTTAGCAGTCCTCTCCTCTGAGGCTGTATTCTCTTTCCTTTGGATGGTCTTTGCTCATTGCTGTCAGAAGTCTAGTGATCCCCATCAGAGACAGCATGGAACTTTTGGTAGGGGAGGGTGGGTATACCTTGGTTTAGCTGATCCATCACAGGCTGATGGAGCTTCAGAGCTTCACCTGACTCACCTCTGCCTCAGTACCAAAGTCAGCACATCTTCCCTGACAGCTCCTGGACTAGACTGTCCTCTCACTCCCTGCCACAGAATGCCAGCACCCCTAAACACTTGTGAACCTCATCTCTGACCAGCTTCATCCTGCCCAACTGCTGCCGAGTGCCTAGCCCCGGCCCCAACCCCTCCCTGACTCCAGCttatacatgtgtctgtgcacagaGAACTAATGGGCAGCTCGGCTGAATGTTCCCAGAATAGCACTGGGGACTCCATTGTCCCTTCTCCCCAGGCCATCTCTTTCTGACCATCAACCCGGATACCCAAACCAAATGCCCGCCTGAGTCCTCGGCAGCGTTACATCTTCCCTTGCCACGACAGATAAGCTGTCAACCGTGAATCCTAAATTGAAGCCTTAAAATATGTGGTTCTTGGGTTGGGTTTGCAGCATGTGCCCTGGGATGCTGCCTCCTGTGGTGGCCTCGGTGGCTGTAACACCAGGAGGGAAGTACAGAGTGAGGTACTGGATCAAACTGCCCCACTGCATGCCACCACTGTGACCAgaactcttttctcttccctgcctTCTTGGCCAATCTGCTCGTGGCGGGGGGGCCCCCATCTGCAACCACCGGCTCTCCTCGACACGGCAGAAGTCCTCCAGCTCTGCATCATCTGAGGCCTCAGAAACCTGCCAGTCGGTTAGCGAGTGCAGCTCTCCCACCTCGGTCAGTGCCCCGGGCCCCAGGCCCACCCTATCCCCTCCTGACCTGGGGATCAGGTCACCAGAGCGTGGGCGGGGGGNNNNNNNNNNGGGGGGGGGGAGCCAGATTCAGCAAGAAAGCTGCATATACTGGTGCCTGTCTTTGTGAAGCACTTGCCGAGGCCACACCTTTCTATCCTGAAACACCCTGCCCCACTCCCGGGCTGCTGGGATAGAACTCGCACTGCTGCCCATTAGATTGTGGCCTTGGCTGCAATTGCAAGCCAGAGGCTCCTCACTGATGTGCATCCCCTGAGCCTCCGACCAAGAGGGACCTCCCTAGCCATGCACAGTAAGGCTGGGGGTCCTTCTGACTTGCTTGCCACACCCTGCAGGACTGGACCAAGGCTGGCCCCCACGAACAGCCCTCAGTTACCACCCTGCAGCGGAGGAAGGATCGTGTGGAGCTCCTCCGAGACACTGAGCCAGGCCCTACTGGTGGAGGCACTATGGGCTCCGGTGGAGAGGAGGTACCACGAACCCGGATGTCCCCTGCCACCATAGCAGCCAAAGTAAGTGGACAGCGCCCCACCTAGGCCCCGCCTACACTCCCAGGTCAATGCTAGGCTGCCCAGcagctggccttcagggcttacTCTGTCCACCTTGAGAGAGCCACCTAGAGTCCCAGAAGAGGGTGGAAGTGGAGAGTGAGGCTTTAGTCCGCCATTTTCCCTACCCTCAGCATGGTGAGGAGGTATCCCCTGCTGCGAGCGACCTAGCCATGGTGCTGACCCGTGGACTGAGCCTGGAACACCAGAAGAGCAGCCGGGACTCGCTGCAGTACTCCAGTGGCTATAGCACACAGACCACCACACCTTCCTGCTCCGAGGACACCATCCCCTCCCAAGGTGGGCCTGGAGGGATCCCATGGGCTGGGCATGCTTGCTGGGCCTTCACAGTCCCAGGACCCACCCCACCAGGACAGCTGAAGAGACCTCACTTCCCTGTTTCTCCCTCGAGTAGGTATGGGGTTCAGGGACCAACTTGGCCCTGGGCTCACCACACCCTGTGTATCTCCAGGTTCAGACTACGACTGTTACTCTGTGAACGGGGATGCAGATAGCGAAGGCCCCCCTGAGTTCGACAAATCATCCACCATTCCTCGAAACAGCAACATAGCCCAGAACTACCGCCGCCTGATCCAGACCAAGCGCCCAGCGTCCACCGCGGGGCTGCCCACTGCAGGGCTGCCCACAACCATGGGGCTGCCCTCGGGTGCACCTCCCGGTGTGGCCACCATCCGCCGCACACCCTCCACCAAGCCCACTGTGCGCCGCGCCCTGTCCAGTGCTGGCCCCATCCCCATCCGCCCACCCATCGTCCCTGTGAAGACACCCACAGTGCCCGACTCCCCTGGCTATGTGGGGCCCACGAGGGCAGGCAGTGAGGAGTGCGTCTTCTACACAGACGAAGTGGCCTCGCCTCTGGCTCCAGACCTGGCCAAAGCCTCCCCAAAGAGGCTCAGCCTACCTAACACGGCCTGGGGCAGCCCATCCCCAGAGGCAGCTAGCTACAGCGGGGCTGCTGCGGTCGGGCTGGCCACTGAGGACGATGAGGAGCAGCAACTAGCTGCCAACAGGCACAGCCTGGTGGAGAAGCTGGGAGAGCTGGTGGCCGGTGCCCACGCCCTGGGTGAGGGCCAGTTCCCCTTCCCTACCGCCCTGTCAGCCACCCCTGCGGAGGAGACGCCCACTCCACCCCCTGCTGCCACCAGTGACCCCCCAGCCGAAGACATGCTGGTGGCCATTCGACGCGGGGTCCGGCTGCGCAGGACCGTCACCAACGACAGGTCGGCGCCCCGCATCTTATGATGGTGCCGCCTACCCCTCCCTGTCTGGGCCTGGCACAAGTAGGTGGCCCGATCTGCTAGCAACTGCCAGCCAATCTGAGCGGTCGCACAGCCGGAAGGTAGAAGGCGCCAGGAATGAGGCACAGCCACTTTACCGAAAGAGACAGCCAGGCTGGATCTCAGCATCTCGCGGGAAGCAACTTCCCTCACACACCTCGCCAGGACAGAGCCTGTTTTATACTTTCCTTATCTACTCaaccctcctcttccttcctgcaGGCCCTGCTTCATCCAAACCCCACAGCCCATAACCAAGGGCTGGGCCTGCTACCTGAGCCCTACCTGGCCTGGGGTCCACAACTCTCTTCCTCTGGCCCGGCTGCCCTCCAGGGCCATATGCCCAGCTCGTTCCTTGAATGCTGGCTCCCTCTTTTCCCTGCCTGGGCCCTGTTCCATTTCCTCTTGCCTTTGCCCTGCCTCTCCCAGACTCCTCTCTTTGGGGTACAGGGTGGTCACTGAGGGGCCAGGCACCCAATCAACTGAGGATCTTTTTGTAACTGGGTTTGGGGAAAGTCAGGCATTGGGAAGCCAGGCTTGCTCGTGGAAAAGAGCCTGAAGGGAGGGAACATAGGGGCCTTGTCTCAGGGGACTCTCCAGTTCCCCTCCCCCTGTGAAGAATAGCTTAGTGGAggtgaggcaggcagacagggaaTGAGCCCAGAGGCCATACCAGGTGATTCAGATGTCCTGTTCTTGTCTGGACACTTTGAGGCTTTAACTCTAGGAGCACCTTGGGGTTACAGTTTCACTGGAGATAAGGGCTGGAAGCATTAGATGGTATGGGGGGGGTTATTTTATGACTGTAATAAAATGGAGCTGACCCTAGACAAGAACTGTGTGGGGAAAGCTGGTGGTACAGGGTGTGTGTCTGAGTGCCTGAGAGCGAGGTGTGGGAGCCCCTCGGTGGGCTCACAGCCAGAGAAGGGTAGAATCAGCTCTCCCCAAACCAGGGGAAGCTGCTCTTCTTGCCAGTGTCTGAAGTGTCAGTAGAATAAGGCTGGTGAGGGTAGGCCAGGGCCTCTGGCTAGTCTGTTGTGGTCTGAGCGAGCTGCAGGCCCAGCTTGGAGCAAGTAAGACTTAGAAGGTTGGTTTTGACTTTCTGTTGCCAGAGGCAATACCATCCCAAGAAAGTCTTTGCCTGCTGGGGCTGGCAGCAGGGGCCAGAGGAAGAGCAGGTCCTGCCGTCCTGTGCAGCCCAAGTCTGAGCAAGTCAAAGCACGTAAGTGTAGGCCAGAGGAGAGATTCAGGAGGTAGAACGGGCAGCAGACTCCAAGGTAGCATTCTGCCCGGCCCCACAGGGAGGCCAGACAGCATGCCTTGGTCTCAGTGGAATGGAGTTGGGGCCCAAGGGTGCTCCAGTGCAGGGCAGCCCAGTAGGTCTGGTGAAGCAGggattcctgtgtgtggatgGAGTTGCCCCCAGGGCTCCCTGAGGCTGCTAGAGAGTTATCTCCAGGGTCTGAGACCTGACCCACCAAACTCAGTTGTTACCAGAGTCCCAAGTATAGAGTCCAAGAAAGGAAATGGCCGATGTGGAACCCTGAGGCACATTTTAGCTGCACCTTCTCCAACAGGGCTGTTAGGGCTGATGGAAAGGGATGCAGGATGTCAAGTGGGCAGATGTGGTCCCTACACCTAGGGTGTAGCTAGGTCCTAGGGAAGGAGGTCCAAAAGGATGGGCTCACACTGCCATCTGGGGACTCCAGGCCCTGATGGGAAGGAAGGCCAGGGACTTCCCAggaagaggatggggtggcaTGCCCACCTCCACTTTTAGCCTTCCCCTAACCCCCCAGGGCTGTANNNNNNNNNNNNNNNNNNNNNNNNNNNNNNNNNNNNNNNNNNNNNNNNNNNNNNNNNNNNNNNNNNNNNNNNNNNNNNNNNNNNNNNNNNNNNNNNNNNNNNNNNNNNNNNNNNNNNNNNNNNNNNNNNNNNNNNNNNNNNNNNNNNNNNNNNNNNNNNNNNNNNNNNNNNNNNNNNNNNNNNNNNNNNNNNNNNNNNNNNNNNNNNNNNNNNNNNNNNNNNNNNNNNNNNNNNNNNNNNNNNNNNNNNNNNNNNNNNNNNNNNNNNNNNNNNNNNNNNNNNNNNNNNNNNNNNNNNNNNNNNNNNNNNNNNNNNNNNNNNNNNNNNNNNNNNNNNNNNNNNNNNNNNNNNNNNNNNNNNNNNNNNNNNNNNNNNNNNNNNNNNNNNNNNNNNNNNNNNNNNNNNNNNNNNNNNNNNNNNNNNNNNNNNNNNNNNNNNNNNNNNNNNNNNNNNNNNNNNNNNNNNNNNNNNNNNNNNNNNNNNNNNNNNNNNNNNNNNNNNNNNNNNNNNNNNNNNNNNNNNNNNATAGTCACTGCTACAAAGTAACAAATGCACTGTGAAGATTCCAGTATTAATAAAGTGGTACTGTAGTTAACACCCCTGGTTTCCACCTGGCTTCCCTGGGCTGCCATCTTTGCTCACCTCTGCTTCCTACCCCTGCAACCTGGCCTTTGTCATCCCTGACCTGGAACTCCAAGCCAGGTGTCACTGTTTTAAGtgcggggatgggggtggggagggaagacaACTTGGGCAAGGACCTATGTTGGTCTTTGATGTGCTCCCATAGGGACTGTGAGAGAAGCCAGAGGGAGTGAATAAATATGGTCAAGAGGCACCTGGACACCCTAGCAGACATTACTTGGGCCTGCTGAAACATGGGGAGCT from Mastomys coucha isolate ucsf_1 unplaced genomic scaffold, UCSF_Mcou_1 pScaffold22, whole genome shotgun sequence includes:
- the Mtss2 gene encoding protein MTSS 2 isoform X1; this encodes METAEKECGALGGLFQAIVNDMKSSYPIWEDFNSKAAKLHSQLRTTVLAAVAFLDAFQKVADMATNTRGATRDIGSALTRMCMRHRSIETKLRQFTNALLESLINPLQERIEDWKKSANQLDKDHAKEYKRARHEIKKKSSDTLKLQKKARKELLGKGDLQPQLDSALQDVNDMYLLLEETEKQAVRRALIEERGRFCTFITFLQPVVNGELTMLGEITHLQGIIDDLVVLTADPHKLPPASEQVIKDLKGSDYSWSYQTPPSSPSSSSSRKSSMCSAPSSSGSAKGGGAPWPGGAQTYSPSSTCRYRSLAQPATTRLSSVSSHDSGFVSQDATYSKPPSPMPSDITSQKSSSSASSEASETCQSVSECSSPTSDWTKAGPHEQPSVTTLQRRKDRVELLRDTEPGPTGGGTMGSGGEEVPRTRMSPATIAAKHGEEVSPAASDLAMVLTRGLSLEHQKSSRDSLQYSSGYSTQTTTPSCSEDTIPSQGSDYDCYSVNGDADSEGPPEFDKSSTIPRNSNIAQNYRRLIQTKRPASTAGLPTAGLPTTMGLPSGAPPGVATIRRTPSTKPTVRRALSSAGPIPIRPPIVPVKTPTVPDSPGYVGPTRAGSEECVFYTDEVASPLAPDLAKASPKRLSLPNTAWGSPSPEAASYSGAAAVGLATEDDEEQQLAANRHSLVEKLGELVAGAHALGEGQFPFPTALSATPAEETPTPPPAATSDPPAEDMLVAIRRGVRLRRTVTNDRSAPRIL
- the Mtss2 gene encoding protein MTSS 2 isoform X2, which produces METAEKECGALGGLFQAIVNDMKSSYPIWEDFNSKAAKLHSQLRTTVLAAVAFLDAFQKVADMATNTRGATRDIGSALTRMCMRHRSIETKLRQFTNALLESLINPLQERIEDWKKSANQLDKDHAKEYKRARHEIKKKSSDTLKLQKKARKGKGDLQPQLDSALQDVNDMYLLLEETEKQAVRRALIEERGRFCTFITFLQPVVNGELTMLGEITHLQGIIDDLVVLTADPHKLPPASEQVIKDLKGSDYSWSYQTPPSSPSSSSSRKSSMCSAPSSSGSAKGGGAPWPGGAQTYSPSSTCRYRSLAQPATTRLSSVSSHDSGFVSQDATYSKPPSPMPSDITSQKSSSSASSEASETCQSVSECSSPTSDWTKAGPHEQPSVTTLQRRKDRVELLRDTEPGPTGGGTMGSGGEEVPRTRMSPATIAAKHGEEVSPAASDLAMVLTRGLSLEHQKSSRDSLQYSSGYSTQTTTPSCSEDTIPSQGSDYDCYSVNGDADSEGPPEFDKSSTIPRNSNIAQNYRRLIQTKRPASTAGLPTAGLPTTMGLPSGAPPGVATIRRTPSTKPTVRRALSSAGPIPIRPPIVPVKTPTVPDSPGYVGPTRAGSEECVFYTDEVASPLAPDLAKASPKRLSLPNTAWGSPSPEAASYSGAAAVGLATEDDEEQQLAANRHSLVEKLGELVAGAHALGEGQFPFPTALSATPAEETPTPPPAATSDPPAEDMLVAIRRGVRLRRTVTNDRSAPRIL
- the Mtss2 gene encoding protein MTSS 2 isoform X3; its protein translation is METAEKECGALGGLFQAIVNDMKSSYPIWEDFNSKAAKLHSQLRTTVLAAVAFLDAFQKVADMATNTRGATRDIGSALTRMCMRHRSIETKLRQFTNALLESLINPLQERIEDWKKSANQLDKDHAKEYKRARHEIKKKSSDTLKLQKKARKELLGKGDLQPQLDSALQDVNDMYLLLEETEKQAVRRALIEERGRFCTFITFLQPVVNGELTMLGEITHLQGIIDDLVVLTADPHKLPPASEQVIKDLKGSDYSWSYQTPPSSPSSSSSRKSSMCSLAQPATTRLSSVSSHDSGFVSQDATYSKPPSPMPSDITSQKSSSSASSEASETCQSVSECSSPTSDWTKAGPHEQPSVTTLQRRKDRVELLRDTEPGPTGGGTMGSGGEEVPRTRMSPATIAAKHGEEVSPAASDLAMVLTRGLSLEHQKSSRDSLQYSSGYSTQTTTPSCSEDTIPSQGSDYDCYSVNGDADSEGPPEFDKSSTIPRNSNIAQNYRRLIQTKRPASTAGLPTAGLPTTMGLPSGAPPGVATIRRTPSTKPTVRRALSSAGPIPIRPPIVPVKTPTVPDSPGYVGPTRAGSEECVFYTDEVASPLAPDLAKASPKRLSLPNTAWGSPSPEAASYSGAAAVGLATEDDEEQQLAANRHSLVEKLGELVAGAHALGEGQFPFPTALSATPAEETPTPPPAATSDPPAEDMLVAIRRGVRLRRTVTNDRSAPRIL
- the Mtss2 gene encoding protein MTSS 2 isoform X4, coding for METAEKECGALGGLFQAIVNDMKSSYPIWEDFNSKAAKLHSQLRTTVLAAVAFLDAFQKVADMATNTRGATRDIGSALTRMCMRHRSIETKLRQFTNALLESLINPLQERIEDWKKSANQLDKDHAKEYKRARHEIKKKSSDTLKLQKKARKGKGDLQPQLDSALQDVNDMYLLLEETEKQAVRRALIEERGRFCTFITFLQPVVNGELTMLGEITHLQGIIDDLVVLTADPHKLPPASEQVIKDLKGSDYSWSYQTPPSSPSSSSSRKSSMCSLAQPATTRLSSVSSHDSGFVSQDATYSKPPSPMPSDITSQKSSSSASSEASETCQSVSECSSPTSDWTKAGPHEQPSVTTLQRRKDRVELLRDTEPGPTGGGTMGSGGEEVPRTRMSPATIAAKHGEEVSPAASDLAMVLTRGLSLEHQKSSRDSLQYSSGYSTQTTTPSCSEDTIPSQGSDYDCYSVNGDADSEGPPEFDKSSTIPRNSNIAQNYRRLIQTKRPASTAGLPTAGLPTTMGLPSGAPPGVATIRRTPSTKPTVRRALSSAGPIPIRPPIVPVKTPTVPDSPGYVGPTRAGSEECVFYTDEVASPLAPDLAKASPKRLSLPNTAWGSPSPEAASYSGAAAVGLATEDDEEQQLAANRHSLVEKLGELVAGAHALGEGQFPFPTALSATPAEETPTPPPAATSDPPAEDMLVAIRRGVRLRRTVTNDRSAPRIL